A part of Jiangella alba genomic DNA contains:
- a CDS encoding NAD-dependent succinate-semialdehyde dehydrogenase has product MSADRERAVVSGVPTDLLIGGQWRAASSGERFPVEDPSTGEVVTTVADATVDDGLAALAAAAEAQASWAATPPRERGELLRRAFEAVTAQSDDLALLMTLEMGKAVKESKAEIAYAAEFLRWFSEEAVRVSGGYSVAPAGGSRLLTMKQPVGPSFFITPWNFPMAMGTRKIAPAIAAGCTMVVKPAHETPLSMLALARILQEAGLPDGVLNVIPTSSSGAVSEPIIRDPRLRKLSFTGSTAVGRTLIEQSAQQVLRVSMELGGNAPFLVFADADLDAAVDGAMLAKMRNVGEACTAANRFHVHESVAAEFTDKLAERMAALRVGRGTDDGVDVGPLVSEKQRGTVEELVADAVDRGAKVVTGGGRTGDAGYFYQPTVLASVSDDARLLTEEIFGPVAPVTTFSTDDEAVARANATEYGLVAYVFTRDLQRALRVSEGLEAGMVGLNAGIVSNPAAPFGGVKASGFGREGGAEGIEEYLETKYVAISLP; this is encoded by the coding sequence ATGAGTGCGGACAGAGAGCGTGCCGTGGTGTCCGGGGTGCCGACCGACCTGCTGATCGGCGGGCAGTGGCGAGCCGCGTCGTCGGGCGAGCGGTTCCCCGTGGAGGACCCGTCCACCGGCGAGGTCGTCACCACCGTCGCCGACGCCACCGTCGACGACGGCCTGGCGGCGCTGGCCGCGGCCGCCGAGGCGCAGGCCTCGTGGGCCGCCACCCCGCCCCGCGAACGCGGCGAGCTGCTGCGTCGCGCCTTCGAGGCCGTCACCGCGCAGTCCGACGATCTCGCGCTGCTGATGACGCTGGAGATGGGCAAGGCGGTCAAGGAGTCGAAGGCCGAGATCGCCTACGCCGCGGAGTTCCTGCGCTGGTTCTCGGAGGAGGCCGTGCGGGTCAGCGGCGGCTACTCGGTCGCGCCCGCGGGCGGCAGCCGGCTGCTGACGATGAAGCAGCCGGTCGGGCCGTCGTTCTTCATCACGCCGTGGAACTTCCCGATGGCCATGGGCACCCGCAAGATCGCCCCGGCCATCGCGGCCGGCTGCACCATGGTGGTCAAACCGGCGCACGAGACGCCGCTGTCCATGCTGGCGCTGGCCCGCATCCTGCAGGAGGCAGGCCTGCCCGACGGCGTCCTCAACGTCATCCCGACGTCGTCGAGCGGCGCGGTGTCCGAGCCGATCATCCGCGACCCGCGGCTGCGCAAGCTGTCGTTCACCGGGTCCACGGCGGTCGGGCGCACGCTGATCGAGCAGTCCGCCCAGCAGGTGCTGCGCGTCTCGATGGAGCTCGGCGGCAACGCGCCGTTCCTCGTCTTCGCCGACGCCGACCTCGACGCCGCCGTCGACGGCGCCATGCTGGCCAAGATGCGCAACGTCGGCGAGGCGTGCACCGCGGCCAACCGCTTCCACGTCCACGAGTCCGTCGCCGCCGAGTTCACCGACAAGCTGGCCGAGCGGATGGCGGCACTGCGGGTCGGCCGCGGCACCGACGACGGCGTCGACGTCGGCCCGCTGGTCAGCGAGAAGCAGCGCGGCACCGTCGAGGAACTGGTCGCCGACGCCGTCGACCGCGGCGCGAAGGTCGTCACCGGCGGCGGCCGCACCGGCGACGCCGGCTACTTCTACCAGCCCACCGTCCTCGCCTCCGTCTCCGACGACGCCCGGCTGCTGACCGAGGAGATCTTCGGCCCGGTCGCGCCCGTCACCACCTTCTCGACCGACGACGAAGCGGTGGCCCGCGCCAACGCCACGGAGTACGGGCTGGTCGCGTACGTCTTCACCCGCGACCTGCAGCGCGCCCTGCGGGTCAGCGAAGGGCTCGAAGCCGGCATGGTCGGCCTCAACGCCGGCATCGTCTCCAACCCGGCCGCCCCCTTCGGCGGCGTCAAGGCCAGCGGGTTCGGCCGCGAGGGCGGCGCCGAGGGGATCGAGGAGTACCTCGAGACCAAGTACGTGGCGATCAGCCTTCCCTGA
- a CDS encoding carboxypeptidase regulatory-like domain-containing protein — protein sequence MPVRTLFGRSSAVLLALLLALGVVPPTAMASASLPVRAAVTKAADATDGVPADLTAGLPIDPAGFGAGPDTDAASGGSTADGESAAPAGVEEAVRTAAADGGAVPVIIRLRDQADLAAVAERADDAATAAAEDARASLRSAGPEAERDVAERARAARAETVVTELQDTAGATQPAVLDLLAGRGATAVTPYWIFNGIAATVDAATLAALEGHPDVQSVELDEEITLEEPIEPGPGEPLLPSWSLEKIHAPDVWGEYGVRGEGVVVGIMDGGADGGHPALSASWRGTTGDPAQSWYVPTGENYPAPGDGGGHGTHVTGSIVGTAPGELTGVAPGATWIAAKIFRDSGSTTESIIHDGFQWMLAPGGDPAAAPDVVNNSWGSDAGGATTFWDDVAAWEAAGIVPIFANGNNGPAPGTVGSPGSFPHAIGIGATDVNDVVASFSSRGPAVWDGERYRKPQVSAPGAQIRSTWPRDLPDGEDGYHTISGTSMATPHATGVVALMLSANPDLSIDDVRALLEDTARTEPHMGDLPNDTYGAGIVDAFAAVTRAAYSGTIAGSVTDGDGDPLGGVTITAGGDTTTTADDGTYALPTAAGDHDVTAAAYGYVTATAQVTVAIGETTTLDPRLDTAATHAFTGTVTGPGGPVAHARVTLGGTPLDPAVTGADGGFGFDDVAAGTYTVRVTAAGHQPRTHELTLDGDARLDIALDALDQPTDPGWTQYQNNATRNGMSGDALAAETLRPSWTAAAGSAVTFASPVIAGGRVFLGSDAGRLSAYDAGTGERLWSHQTGDALRGTPAVAGDLVVTGGGLDGGLVGLDAATGQQRWAVPTPGRLTVYTAPSVVDGVVYAATGPSQDREDTVFALDAATGEQLWATDVGTSVFAGPAVGEGLAIVGNADDGELIALDAATGAVRWTLARERDYFIGGASIVDGTVFVPTTDGDGGGSLLAVDAATGTLRWEAATHGDGQGSTPAVYGDLVIAGSHGLGLVVAYDRETGDQVWQYAVSGAVSASVMVTDDGFVVGGSQLDFRIWALDASTGELAWEATAGGNVTTSPAYADGLLVSADVRGSVFAFHPTGAIRGTATGPDGPVAATVRIEETGAETTADPDTGAFELTEPPGTYTVTVASYGLSTHTERVELAAGATVTIDAALTAVETGAVGGIVHDEAGAALAGVTVTLAGTPLDPATTGDDGGYGFDEVAAGTYTVTAELPGYAPLRQRVTVAAGQTATADLTLTRYEVAVVGDDRGRILAVLEDLGFAAQATDYADVTARPGDFEVVVANGADGTEPGQEAFDAFLAATDAAGTSVVWLDQWSLGWGAINHLIDYTGDPQDAPDELSGSGRVSLLPTAEHPLTAGLPLGERTELLVTGSAWSAFSGYSGVTVAELHTDETGAAGGGIGYAPRGTGSAHVLLGSLAAAASWGVPDDDWLPPAFTVLGNAVRYAADARFGAVTGTVSDETGAPLAGVTVAAGGQDATTGDDGGYRLLLEPGDHTVRFTRPGSTPVEQNVTVTAGGTLTVDATLAGSGLGAIRGTVTSGRDGAPVADAQVAVTGTGLTTSTDAAGTYALADVPGGTYELRVSAAGHFTATAAVEVVAGQEAVADVELAPSPRVGVIGDYGGDGIVALLTAAEIAAEPIAFSDAARVGEFDLVVFNDPPDPGAATFLGFLDAMDAAQVSGLFPDDRFSSDGGVRLLRKYLGDPAGTTPISDEGLVSFAPTRPDHPLFAGLSAQPEILLADRFSAAIVGYSGTPLAHTVTETGGDRGVGAAFTARTPGSVHLLLSGLAATVLQSPAEDWTDEGRALYVNAVRWAAAPGLGSVEGTVRGADGVPVPATIGVAQTGRTVTADAAGAYVVPLEAGDYTLRISAFGYKPAEHAVTVARNGVTTLDVELTPADTGTIRGRITGEADITGPSALGDPIAGATVALLGTSLTTTTADDGTYALGLVEPGDYELEVVADGHVRTRVDVTVEIGAETAADAELRSSPSVGVLDDYQGRLAAYLTYWGYEPRALTWADTAAVGDLDLVVGNFASFSGFDPGAAGWAAFDDALNRASVPAIWLDQYGRGAFRYLSGYDGDPGAEGEGRDDGAVTASAAVPEHPLLAGLPGTFPLVEADAEYSWFDDFSGTTVATVRGDDGSGGGLAGVRHRGARAVDVLLGTLSVSSYGYPAYGTQAGLAWAPEAERLLRNALGYALDGERLGAEVRGTLTDAAGTALTGTVTVAETGETVPARSGDGSFVVPLAPGRWTLRAESFGHVTAEAPVTVAAGQVLTRPIALAARPAGTLAGTVVGPDGAAVGGARVELLGTPLATTTAADGTFTVPGVPADTWTLRVTAPGFQAAERPVTVPDGATATVDVRLRASLPIAVVKDLSASITGLLQGEGYAVEQVSGAQLAGLAERVGDFRLIVFNGTVLTSERAAFGAVADAAEAAGVSVVYAGQWGGYAIGALSGLRGDPAEVAYDFVPETVEVVPSAAHPIFAGYAPGEPIPLLVNPGGNQQYLTWSGYSGTTVGSLRAADGTALGDAFGYRFTSGTSVEILLGGLAASSYGRPGDRWTDAAADLYLNAVAWATEARQAQVTGVVTADGAPVGGATVTAAEAAVSTTTAADGAYVLGLAAGTHTIRVEAFGYAPATQTVEVPASGTVTLDVALTPLPRGSVAGVVTSGGEPVAGAVLTATGPDGWTATTGDTGAYTVDDLLEGAYTVTVTADGHLPATASVTVTADATATLDVTLEPLDVGVLGDVGGAVTGFLRSEGVAAAPLDWTVAAGSLDGYEVVVVNGGEPDRATFDGMLTAADAAETSLVFTGTWGVGQGGVRLLEAYTDRVVVGAHGYGDGPVTITGFDPAHDLFAGLSDPATLITDGGYYSALASYAGRPLASLASPVDGIAAGYDWRTARSVEVVLSASAVTGAVGPGLGWTDDGERLLLNAVDWARDATLTAPGAPSLTAPAVTVTGTVEASGAADWPSTVTVLAGGEPVATAVTAVDGSWHAAVPVAVGPNELTAVAANAAGESAASAPAAVERWEPEWNVQGSGRVRPVTLAFDGPSASGAPADAAVLVVRDATGAEVARHDLRWAGVRYLHVLSGLAGGTYTLSAELDVDGLPLLVPGPDVSLPGP from the coding sequence ATGCCAGTGCGCACCCTGTTCGGGCGCTCATCCGCGGTGCTCCTGGCGCTGCTGCTGGCCTTGGGGGTGGTGCCGCCGACGGCGATGGCGTCGGCATCACTCCCGGTGCGGGCGGCAGTCACGAAGGCCGCCGACGCGACTGACGGCGTCCCCGCCGACCTGACCGCCGGCCTGCCGATCGATCCGGCCGGCTTCGGCGCCGGCCCGGACACCGACGCCGCGTCCGGTGGCAGCACGGCGGACGGCGAGAGCGCGGCACCGGCGGGCGTCGAGGAGGCCGTCCGCACGGCCGCGGCCGACGGCGGCGCCGTGCCGGTGATCATCCGGCTGCGCGACCAGGCCGACCTCGCCGCCGTCGCCGAGCGGGCCGACGACGCGGCGACGGCGGCGGCGGAGGACGCGCGGGCGAGCCTGCGGTCCGCCGGACCCGAGGCGGAACGCGACGTCGCCGAGCGGGCCCGGGCCGCCCGCGCCGAGACCGTCGTCACCGAACTCCAGGACACCGCCGGCGCGACGCAGCCGGCCGTCCTCGACCTGCTCGCCGGCCGCGGCGCCACCGCCGTCACCCCGTACTGGATCTTCAACGGCATCGCCGCCACGGTCGACGCCGCGACGCTGGCCGCGCTGGAGGGCCACCCCGACGTCCAGAGCGTCGAGCTGGACGAGGAGATCACCCTCGAGGAGCCGATCGAGCCCGGTCCCGGCGAGCCGCTGCTGCCGAGCTGGAGCCTGGAGAAGATCCACGCGCCGGACGTCTGGGGCGAGTACGGCGTGCGTGGCGAGGGCGTGGTCGTCGGGATCATGGACGGCGGCGCGGACGGCGGGCACCCGGCGCTCAGCGCGTCGTGGCGGGGCACGACCGGCGACCCCGCACAGAGCTGGTACGTCCCGACCGGCGAGAACTACCCGGCGCCCGGTGACGGCGGCGGCCACGGCACGCACGTCACCGGCAGCATCGTCGGCACCGCGCCCGGCGAGCTGACCGGCGTCGCGCCCGGCGCCACCTGGATCGCGGCGAAGATCTTCCGCGACTCCGGCAGCACCACCGAGTCGATCATCCACGACGGCTTCCAGTGGATGCTCGCGCCCGGCGGCGACCCGGCCGCCGCGCCCGACGTCGTGAACAACTCGTGGGGCTCCGACGCCGGTGGCGCGACGACCTTCTGGGACGACGTGGCCGCGTGGGAGGCGGCCGGCATCGTGCCCATCTTCGCCAACGGCAACAACGGCCCGGCGCCCGGCACGGTCGGCTCGCCGGGTAGCTTCCCGCACGCCATCGGCATCGGCGCCACCGACGTCAACGACGTGGTCGCGAGCTTCTCCAGCCGCGGCCCGGCCGTCTGGGACGGCGAGCGATACCGGAAACCGCAGGTCAGCGCTCCCGGCGCGCAGATCCGCTCGACCTGGCCGCGGGACCTCCCCGACGGCGAGGACGGCTACCACACCATCTCCGGCACCTCGATGGCCACGCCGCACGCCACCGGCGTCGTCGCGCTGATGCTGTCGGCCAACCCGGACCTGTCCATCGACGACGTCCGCGCGCTGCTCGAGGACACCGCGCGCACCGAGCCGCACATGGGCGACCTGCCGAACGACACCTACGGCGCCGGCATCGTCGACGCGTTCGCCGCGGTCACGCGGGCGGCCTACTCGGGCACCATCGCCGGGTCGGTCACCGACGGCGACGGCGACCCGCTCGGCGGCGTCACGATCACCGCGGGCGGCGACACGACCACGACCGCCGACGACGGCACGTACGCGCTGCCCACGGCGGCCGGCGACCACGACGTGACGGCGGCGGCGTACGGGTATGTGACGGCGACCGCGCAGGTCACCGTCGCGATCGGCGAGACCACGACGCTCGACCCGCGGCTGGACACCGCCGCGACGCACGCCTTCACCGGCACCGTCACCGGACCCGGAGGGCCGGTCGCGCACGCCCGCGTCACGCTCGGCGGCACCCCGCTCGACCCCGCGGTCACCGGCGCCGACGGCGGCTTCGGCTTCGACGACGTCGCGGCCGGCACGTACACCGTGCGGGTCACCGCCGCCGGCCACCAGCCGCGCACCCACGAACTGACCCTCGACGGCGACGCCCGCCTCGACATCGCCCTCGACGCTCTCGACCAGCCCACCGATCCGGGCTGGACGCAGTACCAGAACAACGCCACCCGCAATGGCATGAGCGGCGACGCCCTGGCGGCGGAGACCCTGCGGCCGAGCTGGACCGCTGCTGCCGGCAGCGCCGTCACGTTCGCGTCGCCGGTCATCGCCGGCGGCCGGGTGTTCCTCGGCTCCGACGCCGGCCGGTTGTCCGCCTACGACGCGGGCACCGGCGAGCGGCTGTGGTCGCACCAGACCGGCGACGCGCTGCGGGGTACGCCCGCGGTGGCCGGCGACCTCGTCGTGACCGGCGGCGGGCTGGACGGCGGGCTCGTCGGGCTCGACGCGGCCACCGGGCAGCAGCGCTGGGCGGTCCCGACACCGGGCCGGCTCACCGTCTACACCGCGCCGAGCGTCGTCGACGGAGTCGTCTACGCGGCCACCGGCCCGTCGCAGGATCGCGAGGACACCGTGTTCGCGCTGGACGCGGCCACGGGGGAGCAGCTCTGGGCCACCGACGTGGGCACCTCGGTGTTCGCCGGTCCGGCCGTCGGCGAGGGCCTGGCCATCGTCGGGAACGCCGACGACGGAGAGCTGATCGCGCTCGACGCGGCCACCGGCGCGGTCCGCTGGACGCTGGCCCGCGAGCGCGACTACTTCATCGGCGGCGCGAGCATCGTCGACGGCACCGTGTTCGTCCCGACGACGGACGGCGACGGCGGTGGCAGCCTGCTCGCGGTCGACGCCGCCACCGGCACGCTGCGCTGGGAGGCCGCGACGCACGGCGACGGCCAGGGCAGCACGCCCGCCGTCTACGGCGACCTGGTGATCGCCGGGTCGCACGGCCTCGGGCTGGTCGTGGCGTACGACCGCGAGACCGGCGACCAGGTGTGGCAGTACGCGGTGTCCGGGGCGGTCAGCGCGTCGGTCATGGTCACCGACGACGGGTTCGTGGTCGGCGGCTCGCAGCTGGACTTCCGCATCTGGGCGCTCGACGCGTCGACCGGCGAACTGGCGTGGGAGGCCACGGCCGGCGGCAACGTGACGACGTCGCCCGCCTACGCCGACGGGCTGCTGGTCAGCGCGGACGTCCGCGGCAGCGTGTTCGCGTTCCACCCGACCGGCGCCATCCGCGGCACCGCCACCGGGCCGGACGGGCCGGTCGCCGCGACGGTGCGGATCGAGGAGACCGGCGCCGAGACGACGGCCGACCCGGACACCGGCGCGTTCGAGCTCACCGAACCGCCCGGCACGTACACCGTCACGGTCGCGTCCTACGGCCTCAGCACGCACACCGAGAGGGTCGAGCTGGCCGCCGGCGCCACCGTGACGATCGACGCCGCGCTGACCGCCGTCGAGACCGGTGCGGTCGGCGGGATCGTCCACGACGAGGCGGGCGCCGCGCTGGCCGGCGTCACCGTCACGCTGGCCGGCACCCCGCTCGACCCGGCCACCACCGGCGACGACGGCGGCTACGGGTTCGACGAGGTGGCGGCCGGCACGTACACCGTCACGGCCGAGCTGCCCGGCTACGCGCCGCTGCGCCAGCGCGTCACCGTCGCCGCCGGCCAGACCGCGACCGCCGACCTCACGCTGACGAGGTACGAGGTGGCCGTCGTCGGCGACGACCGCGGCCGCATCCTCGCCGTCCTCGAGGACCTCGGCTTCGCCGCGCAGGCCACCGACTACGCCGACGTCACCGCGCGGCCGGGTGACTTCGAGGTGGTCGTGGCGAACGGCGCCGACGGCACCGAGCCGGGCCAGGAGGCGTTCGACGCGTTCCTCGCCGCCACGGACGCCGCCGGCACCAGCGTCGTCTGGCTGGACCAGTGGTCGCTGGGCTGGGGCGCGATCAACCACCTCATCGACTACACCGGCGACCCGCAGGACGCGCCGGACGAGCTCAGCGGCAGCGGCCGGGTGTCGCTGCTGCCGACCGCGGAGCACCCGCTGACCGCCGGGCTTCCGCTCGGCGAGCGGACGGAGCTGCTGGTCACGGGCTCGGCGTGGTCGGCGTTCAGCGGCTACTCCGGCGTGACGGTCGCGGAGCTGCACACCGACGAGACGGGCGCGGCCGGCGGCGGCATCGGCTACGCGCCGCGCGGCACCGGCAGCGCGCACGTGCTGCTCGGCTCGCTGGCCGCGGCCGCCAGCTGGGGCGTCCCGGACGACGACTGGCTGCCGCCCGCGTTCACCGTCCTCGGCAACGCGGTGCGCTACGCCGCCGACGCGCGGTTCGGCGCGGTCACCGGCACCGTCTCCGACGAGACCGGCGCGCCGCTCGCGGGCGTCACTGTCGCGGCCGGCGGGCAGGACGCCACCACCGGCGACGACGGCGGCTACCGGCTGCTGCTCGAACCCGGCGACCACACCGTCCGGTTCACCCGGCCCGGCAGCACACCCGTCGAGCAGAACGTCACCGTCACCGCGGGCGGCACGCTCACCGTCGACGCGACGCTGGCCGGCTCCGGCCTCGGCGCGATCCGGGGCACCGTCACCAGCGGCCGCGACGGCGCCCCGGTCGCGGACGCGCAGGTGGCCGTCACCGGCACCGGCCTGACCACCAGCACCGACGCGGCCGGGACGTACGCCCTGGCGGACGTGCCGGGCGGGACGTACGAGTTGCGGGTGTCGGCCGCCGGGCACTTCACCGCCACCGCCGCCGTCGAGGTCGTCGCCGGTCAGGAGGCCGTCGCGGACGTCGAGCTGGCGCCGTCGCCGCGGGTCGGCGTCATCGGCGACTACGGCGGTGACGGCATCGTCGCCCTGCTCACCGCGGCGGAGATCGCCGCCGAGCCGATCGCGTTCTCCGACGCCGCCCGTGTCGGCGAGTTCGACCTCGTCGTGTTCAACGACCCGCCCGACCCGGGCGCCGCGACGTTCCTCGGCTTCCTCGACGCGATGGACGCCGCGCAGGTCAGCGGCCTGTTCCCGGACGACCGGTTCAGCTCCGACGGCGGCGTCCGGCTGCTGCGCAAGTACCTCGGCGACCCGGCCGGCACCACGCCGATCAGCGACGAGGGCCTGGTCTCGTTCGCGCCGACGCGCCCGGACCACCCGCTGTTCGCCGGCCTGTCCGCGCAGCCGGAGATCCTGCTCGCCGACCGGTTCAGCGCCGCCATCGTCGGCTACTCCGGCACGCCGCTCGCGCACACCGTCACCGAGACGGGCGGCGACCGCGGCGTCGGCGCCGCGTTCACCGCGCGCACCCCGGGCAGCGTCCACCTGCTGCTGTCCGGCCTGGCCGCGACGGTGCTGCAGAGCCCGGCCGAGGACTGGACCGACGAGGGCCGCGCGCTCTACGTCAACGCCGTGCGCTGGGCCGCCGCGCCCGGGCTGGGCAGCGTCGAGGGCACCGTCCGCGGCGCCGACGGCGTCCCGGTGCCGGCCACGATCGGGGTGGCGCAGACCGGCCGGACGGTGACCGCCGACGCCGCCGGGGCGTACGTCGTCCCGCTGGAAGCCGGCGACTACACGCTGCGGATCAGCGCGTTCGGCTACAAGCCGGCCGAGCACGCCGTCACCGTCGCCCGCAACGGCGTCACCACCCTCGACGTCGAGCTGACCCCGGCCGACACCGGGACCATCCGCGGCCGGATCACCGGCGAGGCGGACATCACCGGCCCGTCGGCGCTGGGCGACCCGATCGCCGGCGCGACGGTCGCGCTGCTCGGCACGTCGCTGACCACCACGACCGCCGACGACGGCACGTACGCGCTGGGCCTGGTCGAGCCGGGTGACTACGAGCTCGAGGTGGTCGCCGACGGGCACGTGCGCACGCGCGTGGACGTGACGGTCGAGATCGGCGCGGAGACCGCCGCCGACGCCGAGCTGCGGTCGTCGCCGTCGGTCGGTGTGCTGGACGACTACCAGGGCCGGTTGGCCGCGTACCTGACCTACTGGGGGTACGAGCCACGGGCGCTGACCTGGGCCGACACCGCCGCCGTCGGCGACCTCGACCTCGTGGTCGGCAACTTCGCCTCGTTCTCCGGGTTCGACCCCGGCGCCGCGGGCTGGGCCGCCTTCGACGACGCGCTGAACCGGGCCAGCGTCCCGGCGATCTGGCTGGACCAGTACGGCCGCGGCGCGTTCCGGTACCTGTCCGGCTACGACGGCGACCCGGGCGCCGAGGGCGAGGGCCGCGACGACGGCGCCGTCACGGCCTCCGCCGCGGTGCCCGAGCACCCGCTGCTGGCCGGGCTGCCGGGGACGTTCCCGCTGGTGGAGGCGGACGCGGAGTACTCCTGGTTCGACGACTTCAGCGGCACGACGGTCGCGACGGTTCGCGGCGACGATGGGTCCGGCGGCGGGCTCGCCGGGGTCCGGCACCGTGGCGCACGGGCGGTCGACGTGCTGCTCGGCACGCTGTCGGTGAGCTCGTACGGCTACCCGGCCTACGGCACGCAGGCCGGGCTGGCGTGGGCGCCGGAGGCGGAGCGGCTGCTGCGCAACGCGCTCGGCTACGCGCTGGACGGCGAGCGGCTCGGCGCCGAGGTGCGCGGCACCCTGACCGACGCCGCCGGCACGGCGCTGACCGGCACCGTCACGGTCGCCGAGACCGGCGAGACGGTGCCGGCGCGGTCCGGCGACGGCAGCTTCGTCGTCCCGCTGGCCCCGGGCAGGTGGACGCTGCGCGCGGAGAGCTTCGGGCACGTCACGGCGGAGGCGCCGGTCACCGTCGCCGCCGGCCAGGTGCTGACCCGCCCGATCGCGCTGGCCGCCCGCCCGGCCGGCACCCTCGCGGGAACGGTCGTCGGGCCGGATGGCGCGGCGGTCGGCGGTGCGCGGGTCGAACTGCTCGGCACCCCGCTGGCCACGACGACCGCCGCCGACGGCACCTTCACCGTGCCCGGCGTGCCGGCCGACACGTGGACGCTGCGGGTCACGGCCCCCGGGTTCCAGGCGGCCGAACGGCCGGTCACGGTGCCGGACGGAGCGACGGCGACGGTCGACGTCCGGCTGCGGGCGTCGCTGCCGATCGCCGTCGTGAAGGACCTGTCGGCGTCGATCACCGGGCTGCTGCAGGGCGAGGGGTACGCCGTCGAGCAGGTCAGCGGCGCGCAACTGGCCGGGCTGGCCGAACGCGTCGGCGACTTCCGGCTGATCGTGTTCAACGGCACCGTCCTCACCTCCGAGCGGGCGGCGTTCGGCGCCGTCGCCGACGCCGCCGAGGCGGCCGGGGTGTCGGTGGTCTACGCCGGGCAGTGGGGCGGGTACGCCATCGGCGCGCTGTCCGGCCTGCGCGGCGACCCGGCCGAGGTGGCGTACGACTTCGTGCCCGAGACGGTCGAGGTCGTGCCGTCGGCCGCGCACCCGATCTTCGCCGGGTACGCGCCCGGCGAGCCGATCCCGCTGCTGGTCAACCCCGGCGGCAACCAGCAGTACCTGACCTGGTCCGGGTACAGCGGGACGACCGTGGGGTCGCTGCGCGCCGCCGACGGCACCGCGCTGGGCGACGCGTTCGGCTACCGGTTCACGTCCGGGACCAGCGTCGAGATCCTGCTCGGCGGGCTCGCTGCCAGCTCCTACGGCCGGCCCGGCGACCGCTGGACCGACGCCGCCGCGGACCTCTATCTCAACGCCGTCGCGTGGGCGACCGAGGCACGGCAGGCCCAGGTCACCGGCGTGGTGACGGCGGACGGCGCGCCCGTCGGCGGCGCGACGGTGACGGCGGCCGAGGCCGCGGTCTCGACGACGACGGCCGCCGACGGCGCGTACGTACTCGGGCTGGCGGCGGGGACGCACACCATCCGGGTCGAGGCGTTCGGGTATGCGCCCGCGACGCAGACCGTCGAGGTCCCGGCGTCGGGGACGGTCACCCTGGACGTCGCGCTGACGCCGCTGCCGCGGGGGAGCGTCGCCGGCGTGGTCACCTCAGGCGGCGAGCCGGTGGCCGGCGCCGTCCTCACCGCGACCGGACCGGACGGCTGGACCGCCACCACCGGCGACACTGGCGCCTACACCGTCGACGACCTGCTCGAAGGCGCCTACACGGTGACGGTGACCGCTGACGGGCACCTGCCCGCCACCGCGTCCGTCACCGTGACCGCCGACGCCACCGCCACTCTGGACGTCACGCTGGAGCCGCTGGACGTCGGCGTGCTCGGCGACGTGGGTGGCGCGGTGACCGGCTTCCTGCGTTCGGAGGGTGTGGCGGCCGCGCCGCTGGACTGGACCGTGGCCGCCGGGAGCCTGGACGGCTACGAGGTGGTCGTGGTGAACGGCGGCGAGCCGGACCGCGCGACCTTCGACGGCATGCTGACCGCGGCCGACGCCGCCGAGACCAGCCTCGTCTTCACCGGCACCTGGGGCGTCGGCCAGGGCGGCGTCCGGCTGCTGGAGGCGTACACCGATCGGGTCGTGGTCGGGGCGCACGGCTACGGGGACGGCCCGGTGACGATCACCGGCTTCGACCCGGCGCACGACCTGTTCGCCGGACTGTCCGACCCGGCGACGCTGATCACCGACGGCGGCTACTACAGCGCGCTGGCCTCGTATGCGGGCCGGCCGCTGGCGTCGCTGGCGTCACCGGTGGACGGCATCGCCGCCGGGTACGACTGGCGCACCGCCCGCAGCGTCGAGGTCGTGCTGTCCGCGAGCGCCGTCACCGGCGCCGTCGGGCCGGGACTCGGCTGGACGGACGACGGCGAGCGGCTGCTGCTCAACGCCGTCGACTGGGCCCGCGACGCGACCCTGACGGCGCCCGGCGCGCCGTCGCTGACCGCGCCCGCCGTCACGGTGACCGGGACGGTCGAGGCGAGCGGCGCCGCCGACTGGCCGTCGACCGTGACGGTGCTGGCCGGCGGCGAGCCGGTCGCGACCGCCGTCACCGCGGTGGACGGCAGCTGGCACGCGGCCGTGCCCGTCGCCGTCGGCCCGAACGAGCTGACCGCCGTCGCCGCCAACGCCGCCGGCGAGTCTGCCGCGTCCGCACCGGCCGCCGTCGAGCGGTGGGAACCGGAGTGGAACGTGCAGGGCAGCGGCCGGGTCCGGCCGGTCACGCTGGCCTTCGACGGCCCGTCCGCGTCCGGTGCGCCCGCCGACGCCGCCGTCCTCGTCGTCCGCGACGCGACCGGCGCCGAGGTGGCCCGGCACGACCTGCGCTGGGCCGGCGTCCGGTACCTGCACGTGCTGTCCGGACTAGCCGGCGGCACGTACACGCTGAGCGCCGAACTCGACGTCGACGGACTGCCGCTCCTCGTGCCCGGCCCCGACGTGTCTCTCCCGGGCCCTTGA